A genomic stretch from Arachis stenosperma cultivar V10309 chromosome 3, arast.V10309.gnm1.PFL2, whole genome shotgun sequence includes:
- the LOC130965474 gene encoding uncharacterized protein LOC130965474, with translation MDQQLEQGRQWSESFHNLNQKHDQQQEAIQRLINIQAHQGVHIHEMHRKQREQADLLDELRTFSEGVYMSETGYHVNTQARLGYLVGQLPNLHPGITKYEDVKDELSRVERERVEQSHESVRKALEDWKLARANRMRGSTSGQSKSKNGKGAEENEQTNKDKVVGSKIAKAFLLVETLSGDNIVVVFGNYTALSHKLRTLWRIKGGFDLLDVGFDYFLVKFDVAEEREKVLLGGPWMIEENYVAVKPWDQEFRSSENCFGATLVWIRISGLPIWCYQEDAMLRVAAAVGIPVKVDLATKLAERGRYARACVQIDLGLPVTKKILVEGVEYEAEYESLHLICGSCLKFGHDMKVCKTDSNAGGGTNAKVISDVAKQPESSKSKNPVHVEKASFHFGKNLGDETVNVTVPDLVESDLHAVHVDHAQHEDLEGWTQVIRKGKDINIGKSVSVASSGTRHNVHHQQQCETTNGTVRKRPRPNSLQNSPVDKDGASTAAWNVRGASNKMARVHCKNLLGFHCVGIEEAVGHRGGIWFLSSIANASCVVIDQIDQCITVKVSVDHNRPWMAIGDFNEIVAPDESTGAYFSSHRASLLATTLDDCELFDLKVTGRRYTWYRAVQASRNLAKRLDRALVNEAWMSMFPEGYSEILSRLHSDHCPILVRCHGSPRVKGSRPFRFQAAWATHPSYKHVISKAWNQEFGGVTERLKMVQQASLDFNSKIFGNIFVRKNKLEYQIDQIQRRLEVTDVLSLRIKEAELREDYNRLLLQEELFWYQKSREQWVKYGDRNTKFFHLQTLVRRNHNRVHGLYVRDGSWSTDPDILQEEALSFYKNLFGTTEEVEVDCLGDVSMPTLSTEACARLIDPVSFAEVKSAVFSMSPFKAPGPDGFQAYFFKEYWEIVGTEIWNIVRSAFWESS, from the exons ATGGATCAGCAATTGGAGCAAGGAAGACAATGGAGTGAATCCTTCCACAATTTGAATCAGAAACATGatcaacaacaagaagccaTCCAAAGGCTAATCAACATCCAAGCACATCAAGGAGTCCACATTCATGAAATGCATaggaaacaaagagaacaagCAGATCTTCTCGATGAACTTAGAACATTCTCGGAAGGAGTCTACATGAGTGAGACTGGATACCATGTGAATACTCAAGCCAGGCTCGGATATCTAGTCGGACAATTGCCTAATTTGCATCCAGGAATCACAAAATATGAGGATGTAAAGGATGAACTATCACGAGTGGAGCGCGAAAGGGTTGAACAAAGTCATGAATCGGTAAGGAAGGCACTAGAGGATTGGAAATTAGCTAGAGCAAATCGGATGAGAGGAAGCACAAGTGGACAAAGCAAATCTAAAAATGGCAAGGGAGCAGAAGAGAATGAGCAGACCAACaa GGACAAAGTTGTGGGTTCCAAGATTGCTAAAGCTTTTTTACTTGTTGAAACTTTATCGGGAGATAACATTGTAGTAGTTTTTGGGAA CTACACTGCATTGTCTCATAAACTCCGAACGCTATGGAGGATTAAGGGaggttttgatttattggacgTGGGATTTGACTACTTTCTTGTGAAGTTTGATGTGGCTGAGGAGCGAGAAAAGGTTCTCTTAGGAGGTCCATGGATGATTGAGGAAAATTATGTGGCTGTGAAGCCTTGGGATCAAGAGTTTAGATCAAGTGAAAACTGTTTTGGAGCAACTTTAGTGTGGATTAGAATTTCTGGATTACCAATTTGGTGCTACCAAGAAGATGCAATGCTCCGTGTTGCGGCTGCAGTTGGCATTCCCGTTAAGGTTGATTTGGCAACAAAATTAGCTGAAAGAGGACGATATGCTCGAGCTTGTGTTCAGATAGATTTAGGATTGCCAGTGACTAAGAAGATTCTTGTTGAAGGTGTTGAATATGAGGCTGAATATGAAAGTCTTCACCTTATTTGTGGCTCATGTCTCAAGTTTGGTCATGATATGAAGGTGTGCAAGACTGACAGCAATGCAGGAGGAGGAACTAATGCCAAGGTGATCAGCGATGTAGCAAAACAGCCAGAAAGCTCAAAGTCAAAAAATCCAGTGCATGTGGAAAAGGCAAGTTTTCATTTTGGCAAGAATCTTGGAGATGAGACTGTAAATGTTACTGTCCCGGATTTGGTGGAGAGTGATTTGCATGCTGTTCATGTAGACCATGCACAACATGAGGATTTGGAAGGTTGGACTCAAGTGATTAGGAAAGGAAA GGACATCAATATTGGAAAATCGGTTAGTGTGGCTTCTTCGGGGACCCGGCACAATGTTCATCATCAGCAGCAATGTGAGACAACAAATGGCACTGTGCGAAAGCGTCCTCGCCCAAACTCTTTGCAGAATTCACCAGTAGATAAGGATGGAGCATCGACGGCAG CCTGGAATGTGAGGGGTGCGTCTAACAAGATGGCTCGTGTGCATTGCAAAAATTTG TTGGGTTTTCATTGTGTTGGTATTGAGGAAGCAGTAGGACACAGGGGTGGCATTTGGTTTCTATCTTCTATTGCTAATGCTTCTTGTGTGGTTATTGATCAAATTGACCAATGTATCACAGTGAAAGTGAGTGTGG ACCATAATAGACCATGGATGGCCATTGGTGATTTTAATGAGATTGTGGCACCAGATGAGAGTACAGgtgcttatttttcttctcacaGAGCTAGTCTATTAGCTACTACTCTAGATGACTGTGAGCTCTTTGATCTTAAAGTGACTGGTAGGAGATATACTTGGTATAGAGCAGTTCAGGCTAGCAGGAACTTGGCTAAAAGGTTGGATAGAGCTCTAGTTAATGAGGCGTGGATGTCAATGTTTCCTGAGGGTTATTCTGAAATTCTTAGCAGGCTTCATTCTGATCATTGTCCTATTTTAGTTCGTTGTCATGGTAGCCCCAGAGTGAAAGGTTCTCGTCCTTTTAGGTTCCAAGCTGCGTGGGCAACACATCCTTCTTATAAACATGTTATTAGTAAGGCTTGGAATCAAGAGTTTGGAGGCGTTACTGAAAGGCTTAAGATGGTTCAACAGGCTTCTTTGGACTTCAACTCAAAGATTTTTGGAAATATTTTTGTGCGAAAAAATAAGCTGGAATATCAGATTGATCAGATTCAACGGCGTTTGGAGGTTACCGATGTGTTATCTCTGAGAATTAAAGAAGCTGAACTGAGGGAAGATTATAATAGGCTTTTATTGCAAGAGGAACTTTTTTGGTACCAGAAATCTAGAGAGCAGTGGGTCAAGTATGGGGATAGAAACACTAAATTCTTTCATCTTCAGACTTTGGTGCGTAGAAACCATAATAGAGTACATGGATTATATGTTAGAGATGGGTCTTGGTCTACTGATCCAGATATTCTCCAGGAAGAAGCCCTCTCTTTTTACAAGAATCTCTTTGGTACAACGGAAGAGGTTGAGGTTGATTGTTTAGGGGATGTTTCGATGCCCACTCTAAGCACTGAGGCTTGTGCTAGGTTAATTGACCCTGTCTCTTTTGCGGAAGTCAAGTCAGCAGTATTCAGTATGAGCCCTTTTAAGGCTCCTGGTCCAGATGGCTTTCAagcttatttttttaaagaatattgGGAGATAGTAGGCACTGAGATTTGGAATATTGTCCGGAGCGCTTTTTGGGAGAGTTCTTAA